The nucleotide window CTGTGGCCATTCACGGGCCAGCGACTCCACCGTCAGCGCGTAGCCGGTCCGTCGCCGCTGGTCTCCTTCGACCGCGACGACGACACCGATGACGCCGTGGAACTGCTCGTCCCATACGGGCGCCCCGCTGAAGCCACCGGCCAGCGGGAACCCGGCGGTCTCGTCGCAGGTGAGCTGCCACCAGCCGGTGCCCTCGCGACCCTCGATGGTGCCCCGGGTCCAGATCCCGGCATCCTTGCTGCCGCCTGGCCCCGAGTACCTCGGAAACCCGAACGCACGCCAGCGGTGGCCGGTCAGTTGGTCCGACTCCAGAACCCGCAGGGCGACCGTGCCGGTCGGAGGCGTGTCGTCCAGTCGCAACACGGCGACGTCGCCGCTGTTGTCGGCGGCCACCGGAACGCTGAACTGAACGCTGGCCGCCACCTGGGGACAGCCGGGGAGCAGCGGGAAGTCGACCGCGACGGGGAACTCCAGAGGCAGGGCCTGGTCGTCTGGGATGCCCGCGATGGCGGCGACGACGTGCGAGCAGGTGAGCAGGAGCTGACCAGAAATCAAGAACGCGGCCCCCACCGGGCGCCCACCGTCGAGGACACGCGCCATCCCGCGCTCCCAGACCGGTGAGTCCCGCTCGTCCGGCGGCCGGCTCATCCGCCGCTCTCGCGGCGGCTCCACTCCAGCTCAAGGGTGAAGTGTGCGTCGCCGGCCGCCTTGGCTACGACGAGCCCCGCCTCCGTCGTGATCTTGATCCCGAACTCGGCCCGGATGTGGTCGGGCTGCCTGGGCAGGTCGGCCAGCCGCTCCAGCAGAACCCCGGCGACATGCCGCACCCGGGCCAGGCCGGACTCGAAGGTTTCAGCCGACGACTCGATCAGCGCCTCTCCCCGAGTCGCCCGCAGGACCCCGGAGCCCTGCCCCTCGGGCAGCTCCACGACCATGCTCTCGCCGTTCTCGAAAGGCACACTCAGGTACATACGACAGTTCCCCTGACTGATCGTCAAGCCGCTTCGGCAGGGGCACGTTACCCCGATCATCGCCGTGCGGACAGGTGAATCCCGGCCTCCCCCGGGACCGGCACCGGGAACGACGGCTGCCACGGGTGCTCCGTACGCAAATGGCACCGCCTGCCGTGCAGAGCTGGCCACTTGGACATGAGAGAACGATCTGCGATCGAACTGACCATCAGTCACGCTTGGTCATCCCGAAATGTTGATCAGAATCTCTTCTGGTGGCCACCGATAGATGACATGAACGACTGAAACGCGGAGCGGGTCTGGTCGTTTCCAATCCCCAACAATGGGGGGCTATTCAGAGAGTTCCGATACCCGACTGCACCATCATCGGAGGGCTCCGACAGCATCGAGAGCGGGAGCCTGAAGGCCGCGCTCGCGGCCCTCGGTGGCCCGCTCTCCGGTACCGTCCTCGCGGATCGTCTCCACCTCGTTGAGCAGTGGCACGACGGCACGCAGATCCTGTGGGAGCCGATCGCCGAAGTCTCTCTGGGAGCGGCGGTGTGACCGGCTTTCCCGGGCTGCGCCCGATGACCGGCGACGCGGTCGAGATCAGGGCCGAAGGCACGGTCATGAAGATGGCCGGGCCGATCGTGTGCCAGGGCTTCAAGCCCGCCGAAGGCGGCCAGCTCGCGGTGAAGCTGACGCTGCCCGACGCCGACCCGCAGCAGCGCCGCACGCTTTCGTGGTGCAAGACCTTCTCGTTCACCCTCTTCGTCGGCGGCGCGGTCCTCTACTCCTCTCCTCCCCGGCTGAAGGTGCGGGAGATCCAGCGGGACGGTGACGGCGCCCTGGCCGTAACCGGCTCCCCGAGCTGAACCCTGTGCCCGCCGACGCGCTGGCGAAGTGTGCTGAGGCCAGCCCCGGCGCTGTCCGCGGCGCGCGGCACCGTCGAGGGTCGGCGCCTTCCGAAGCTCGGTGCCCGCGGCTGCGTCCGGGGACACCCCGGTAGGCTGCGGGGATGGAGCAGAT belongs to Streptomyces sp. NBC_01244 and includes:
- a CDS encoding CU044_2847 family protein; translation: MPFENGESMVVELPEGQGSGVLRATRGEALIESSAETFESGLARVRHVAGVLLERLADLPRQPDHIRAEFGIKITTEAGLVVAKAAGDAHFTLELEWSRRESGG